From the genome of Oncorhynchus keta strain PuntledgeMale-10-30-2019 unplaced genomic scaffold, Oket_V2 Un_contig_21099_pilon_pilon, whole genome shotgun sequence, one region includes:
- the LOC127920891 gene encoding stromal interaction molecule 2-like — protein MGTFLHVAHSSSLDDVDTKILEAKNALSEVTACLRERLHRWQQIERLCGFPLLRNSGLASLTATLYSDSNWVAMPRVSVPTFPSCHETIQGSLEDLMEDPSASIGRL, from the exons ATGGGGACGTTCCTCCACGTGGCTCACAGCTCCTCACTGGACGATGTTGACACCAAGATCCTGGAGgccaa GAACGCCCTATCAGAAGTCACGGCCTGCCTACGGGAGCGTCTCCATCGCTGGCAACAGATAGAGCGTCTGTGTGGTTTCCCTCTCCTCAGGAACTCTGGCCTGGCCAGCCTGACAGCCACGCTGTATTCAGACTCTAACTGGGTGGCGATGCCCCGGGTGTCTGTACCCACTTTCCCTTCCTGTCATGAAACAATACAAGGCTCTCTGGAGGATCTGATGGAAGACCCCTCAGCATCCATAGGTAGGTTATAG